In Halobaculum magnesiiphilum, the following proteins share a genomic window:
- a CDS encoding acyl-CoA carboxylase subunit beta — MEDRIEELREKRAAAEKGGGEERIERQHEKGKMTARERIDYFLDDDTFHEFDQFRTHDTHSFGMEEKQIPGDGVVTGYGEVNGRKTFVFAHDFTVFGGSLGEVFAEKVCKVMDKAMDVGAPVVGLNDSAGARIQEGVGSLAGYAEIFRRNTEASGVIPQLSGIMGPCAGGAVYSPAITDFVFMVKESSHMFITGPEVIKTVTGEEVSFEDLGGAQTHASTSGVAHFAEDSEEEALDDMRRLLSYLPQNNVEDPPRVEPWDDPDRRDEELTEIVPDQPRKPYDITNVVDRVVDEGSFFETHADFAKNIVTGFARLDGHSIGVVANQPRVNAGTLDIEASEKGARFVRFCDAFNVPILTFVDVPGFMPGTDQEHDGIIRHGAKLLYAYSEATVPLLTVITRKAYGGAYDVMASKHIGGDVNYAWPTAEIAVMGPQGAVNILYDDELADADDPEQKRQELIDEYREEFANPYTAADKGFLDDVLEPTETRPRLIDDLEMLLSKRESLPDKKHGNIPI, encoded by the coding sequence ATGGAGGACCGCATCGAGGAGCTCCGCGAGAAGCGCGCGGCAGCCGAGAAGGGCGGCGGCGAGGAGCGCATCGAGCGCCAACACGAGAAGGGGAAGATGACGGCGCGCGAGCGCATCGACTACTTCCTCGACGACGACACCTTCCACGAGTTCGACCAGTTCCGCACCCACGACACCCACTCGTTCGGGATGGAGGAAAAGCAGATCCCGGGCGACGGCGTCGTCACCGGCTACGGAGAGGTGAACGGCCGCAAGACGTTCGTGTTCGCACACGACTTCACCGTCTTCGGCGGCTCGCTGGGCGAGGTGTTCGCCGAGAAGGTGTGTAAGGTGATGGACAAGGCGATGGACGTGGGCGCGCCCGTCGTCGGCCTCAACGACTCCGCGGGCGCGCGGATCCAGGAGGGCGTCGGCTCGCTCGCGGGCTACGCGGAGATCTTCCGGCGCAACACCGAGGCGTCGGGCGTCATCCCGCAGCTTTCGGGGATCATGGGCCCGTGTGCCGGCGGCGCGGTGTACTCACCCGCGATCACGGACTTCGTCTTCATGGTGAAGGAGTCCAGCCACATGTTCATCACCGGCCCGGAGGTCATCAAGACCGTCACGGGCGAGGAGGTGAGCTTCGAGGACCTCGGCGGCGCACAGACTCACGCCAGCACCTCCGGCGTCGCGCACTTCGCCGAGGACTCCGAGGAGGAGGCGCTCGACGACATGCGCCGGCTACTGTCGTACCTCCCGCAGAACAACGTCGAGGACCCGCCCAGGGTGGAGCCGTGGGACGACCCCGACCGTCGCGACGAGGAGCTGACCGAGATCGTCCCCGACCAGCCGCGCAAGCCGTACGACATCACGAACGTCGTCGACCGGGTCGTCGACGAGGGCTCCTTTTTCGAGACGCACGCCGACTTCGCGAAGAACATCGTCACCGGCTTCGCCCGGCTCGACGGCCACTCCATCGGCGTCGTCGCGAACCAGCCGCGCGTCAACGCCGGCACCCTCGACATCGAGGCCAGCGAGAAGGGCGCGCGCTTCGTCCGCTTCTGTGACGCGTTCAACGTCCCCATCCTGACGTTCGTCGACGTGCCCGGGTTCATGCCCGGCACCGACCAGGAGCACGACGGGATCATCCGCCACGGCGCGAAGCTGCTGTACGCCTACTCCGAGGCGACGGTCCCGCTCCTGACGGTGATCACGCGCAAGGCCTACGGCGGCGCCTACGACGTGATGGCCTCCAAGCACATCGGCGGCGACGTGAACTACGCGTGGCCGACGGCCGAGATCGCCGTGATGGGCCCGCAGGGCGCGGTAAACATCCTCTACGACGACGAGCTCGCGGACGCCGACGACCCCGAACAGAAGCGTCAGGAGCTGATCGACGAGTACCGCGAGGAGTTCGCCAACCCCTACACCGCGGCGGACAAGGGGTTCCTCGACGACGTGCTCGAACCGACGGAGACGCGCCCGCGCCTGATCGACGACCTGGAGATGCTGCTGTCGAAGCGCGAGTCGCTTCCGGACAAGAAGCACGGCAACATCCCGATCTGA
- a CDS encoding carbohydrate kinase family protein translates to MSGEGGRRDGRDGADRDGADRVGGDVSSADAPSVLCVGHVNWDVTLIVDRLPAPDGEVKIRRRHQAGGGSAANVAAVLAGLDCDASLFGSVGDDESGSFAERELSRAGVRIHLVQSDGETAVKYLIVDADGEVMVLSNEGANEAFAAEDLPPDALTGATDHLHLTNQPPAVAAALAERAREIGATVSVAPGRQFAERDFTEALSLADLVFCNRREAAALLDEDGEGATGYGALREDATLVVTHGGDGSEVHDRAAGRTYTHGGFDADVVDTTGAGDAFAAGFLAARLGGGDFDRALSVANACGAVAAGEVGARVEITWERIAAVVDGAAAGDPGGA, encoded by the coding sequence ATGAGCGGCGAGGGCGGCCGACGGGACGGTCGCGACGGGGCCGACCGCGACGGTGCGGACCGCGTCGGCGGCGACGTTTCGTCGGCCGACGCCCCGAGCGTGCTGTGCGTCGGCCACGTCAACTGGGACGTGACGCTGATCGTCGACCGGCTCCCCGCGCCGGACGGCGAGGTGAAGATCCGGCGACGTCATCAGGCCGGCGGCGGCAGCGCGGCCAACGTCGCGGCCGTCCTCGCGGGGCTCGACTGCGACGCCTCGCTGTTCGGCTCGGTCGGCGACGACGAGTCCGGATCGTTCGCCGAACGGGAACTGTCGCGGGCGGGCGTCCGAATCCACCTCGTCCAGTCGGACGGCGAGACCGCCGTGAAGTACCTGATCGTCGACGCCGACGGCGAGGTGATGGTCCTCTCGAACGAGGGCGCCAACGAGGCGTTCGCCGCCGAGGACCTCCCGCCGGACGCGCTGACCGGCGCCACCGACCACCTGCACCTGACGAACCAGCCGCCGGCGGTCGCGGCCGCGCTCGCCGAGCGCGCGCGCGAGATCGGCGCGACCGTGAGCGTCGCCCCCGGCCGCCAGTTCGCCGAGCGCGACTTCACGGAGGCGCTCTCGCTGGCGGATCTGGTGTTCTGCAACCGCCGGGAGGCGGCGGCCCTGCTCGACGAGGACGGCGAGGGCGCGACCGGCTACGGCGCGCTCCGCGAGGACGCGACGCTGGTCGTCACCCACGGCGGCGACGGCTCGGAGGTACACGACCGCGCGGCCGGGCGGACGTACACCCACGGCGGCTTCGACGCGGACGTGGTCGACACGACCGGCGCCGGCGACGCCTTCGCCGCGGGGTTTCTCGCGGCGCGGCTCGGCGGCGGGGACTTCGACCGGGCGCTTTCGGTCGCGAACGCCTGCGGCGCGGTCGCCGCCGGCGAGGTCGGCGCGCGCGTCGAGATCACGTGGGAGCGGATCGCGGCGGTGGTCGACGGCGCCGCCGCCGGCGACCCCGGGGGAGCGTAG
- a CDS encoding ribose 1,5-bisphosphate isomerase: MTSDPPLSDAVESTAEDIASMEIRGAATIARAAADAIAGQARETADGTTTPDEFDRTMRRAGRRLYDTRPTAVSLPNALRYTLGRMEGDDVDTLRDSVLAAATAFTDRLDRAQNDLGRVGANRLRDGDTVMTHCHSTDALSCVEHAVDQGKDVSAIVKETRPRNQGHITATQLRELGVDVTLVVDSAARRYLDDADHVLVGADSIAADGGVVNKIGTSGLAVNARERGVPIMVAAQTIKLHPDTLTGHTVEIEMRDETEVIDEDDRADIGDITVENPAFDVTPPRYVDAIVTESGQFPPESIVTLMRELFGESADRPWEEPDATTADATGPTA, encoded by the coding sequence ATGACCAGCGACCCGCCGCTCTCGGACGCGGTCGAGTCCACCGCCGAGGACATCGCCTCGATGGAGATCCGCGGCGCCGCCACCATCGCCCGCGCCGCGGCCGACGCGATCGCGGGACAGGCACGCGAGACGGCCGACGGGACGACGACGCCCGACGAGTTCGATCGAACGATGCGCCGCGCCGGACGGCGGCTGTACGACACCCGCCCGACCGCCGTGTCGCTGCCGAACGCGCTGCGCTACACGCTCGGCCGGATGGAGGGCGACGACGTCGACACCCTCCGGGACTCGGTGCTCGCGGCCGCGACCGCGTTCACCGACCGCCTCGACCGCGCGCAAAACGACCTCGGTCGGGTGGGCGCCAACCGCCTCCGCGACGGCGACACGGTGATGACCCACTGCCACTCGACGGACGCGCTCTCGTGTGTCGAACACGCCGTGGATCAGGGCAAGGACGTCTCCGCGATCGTCAAGGAGACGCGCCCGCGCAACCAGGGGCACATCACCGCGACCCAGCTTCGCGAGCTGGGGGTCGACGTGACGCTCGTCGTCGACTCGGCCGCGCGCCGGTACCTCGACGACGCCGACCACGTCCTCGTGGGCGCCGACTCCATCGCCGCCGACGGCGGCGTCGTCAACAAGATCGGCACCTCCGGGCTCGCGGTCAACGCCCGCGAACGGGGCGTCCCCATCATGGTCGCCGCCCAGACGATCAAGCTCCACCCCGACACGCTCACCGGCCACACCGTCGAGATCGAGATGCGCGACGAGACCGAGGTGATCGACGAGGACGACCGCGCCGACATCGGCGACATCACCGTCGAGAACCCCGCCTTCGACGTGACGCCGCCGCGGTACGTCGACGCCATCGTCACCGAGTCGGGGCAGTTCCCGCCCGAGAGCATCGTCACGCTGATGCGCGAACTGTTCGGCGAGAGCGCCGACCGGCCCTGGGAGGAGCCCGACGCGACGACGGCGGACGCGACGGGGCCGACCGCATGA